The genomic window CTGCGCCGAGCGCCCCGCGCGATCCAGCTCCTGGCGCAGCCGGTCGAGCAATGCCATTCCTACCTCGCTTTCCGGTCACCGGTGACCGGTCCGGTCACCGGCCTACGCTACCGACGCGTCGCCCGTGGCGGGATATACGCTAACCTTGTACCGCGCCCGGCTCTTGTGCTCGAACTTCACCACGCCGTCGATGAGCGCAAAGATCGTGAAGTCAGTGCCGAGGCCGACGTTGTTGCCGGGATGCCACTTCGTGCCGCACTGCCGCACGATGATGTTCCCCGCGCTCACGCGCTCGCCACCGTACTTCTTGATGCCGCGGTACTTCGGATTGGAATCTCGGCCGTTTCTCGAGGAGCCGACGCCTTTCTTGTGTGCCATTGCGAGCTCCCCTAGCCGAGCGAGATGGCGTTGATGCGAACTTCGGTGAATCCCTGACGATGACCGCGCTTGCGCGCGTAGTTCTTTCGGCGCTTCTGCTTGAACACGACGATCTTCTCGCCGCGACCGTGTCGAACGATCTCGCCAGTGACGCTCGCGCCCTTGAGCGCAGGAACGCCGGTCTTCACCGCCTTCCCGTCGTTACCGAGAAGGACGTCGTTGAATTCGATCGCGCCCCCCGCCTCGCCTTCGAGGGAGGGGATCTTGTAGGTGCGGCCGGGTTCGACACGGAACTGCTTGCCGCCGGTTCTGATGATTGCGTAGGCCATGTATCTGGGAACTGGTGAGCCTGTAAAGCTAGATAATGCCGTTGGTTGTGTCAACTCAGTCACCGGTCACCGGTCACCGGTTTCCGGATCGCGCGAAACAGGCGGAGATGGCGGTCGATTGGAGACGGTCGGCGTTCCAGAGCGCGTCGATGCCGCGATTCGGCGCGTCAGCCCGTGAAGCATCCGCGCGATATCGTCGATTTGCCGGAGAAGCTCAACCTGTGTGGCAGTCGCGAGCAACTCCTGTCTGCAAGCGATGAGTAACAGCGTCTCGAGTTCGCGGAGTGAGCCGCGAGCGATCGACAGAAATCGGAGATACTCGCGGGCGCCAGTTCGCCCGTGTCCCTCGGCGATGTTCGTCGGTATGGATACGGCCGAGCGCCTGATCTGGCTGACTAACCCGAACCGCTCATCACTCGGGAAGCGCTTGGTGATTGAATAGCAGGCGTCGACGAGGATCAGTGCCTGCTGCCACACCCGCAAATCCTTGAACGATCTCACTCGCTCCGTCATCTGATCCCTGGCCGTTAGGTAGTTCCGGATACCTGTGACCAGAGACCGGAGACCGCATCATCATTTCATTCCCGATCCCACCATTACCCCGCGACTGCGGTCGCCGCTCTAAGCGACCGCATATTGCCCAGTCACGTCCCTCCCCGCCGACTTCACCACCAGCTTGAACTCGTCCGGCCTCAGCAGGGGGTCGTCGCGGAACTCCAGCCCGAAGCCGACGGCCTTTTCCAGCCGCTTGAGCAGGTCTCGCTCGTTCTCCAGCACGTACATGGCGACGTCGGGGTGAAGTCGGATCACCAGGTGGTCCTTGCGTCCCTCGAGCCCGATGCGGCGGACGGAGCGTTCGACGCGGCGGGCAATGGTTTCGGCGGTGAAGACGCGGCCGGT from Gemmatimonadaceae bacterium includes these protein-coding regions:
- the rpmA gene encoding 50S ribosomal protein L27; protein product: MAHKKGVGSSRNGRDSNPKYRGIKKYGGERVSAGNIIVRQCGTKWHPGNNVGLGTDFTIFALIDGVVKFEHKSRARYKVSVYPATGDASVA
- the rplU gene encoding 50S ribosomal protein L21, which translates into the protein MAYAIIRTGGKQFRVEPGRTYKIPSLEGEAGGAIEFNDVLLGNDGKAVKTGVPALKGASVTGEIVRHGRGEKIVVFKQKRRKNYARKRGHRQGFTEVRINAISLG
- a CDS encoding four helix bundle protein; its protein translation is MTERVRSFKDLRVWQQALILVDACYSITKRFPSDERFGLVSQIRRSAVSIPTNIAEGHGRTGAREYLRFLSIARGSLRELETLLLIACRQELLATATQVELLRQIDDIARMLHGLTRRIAASTRSGTPTVSNRPPSPPVSRDPETGDR